ttccccttcttctccctctctctctctctctctctctctctctccctctctctctctctccctttctttctttctctctctctccctttcttctctctctctccctctctctctctccctttcttctctctctctccctctctctctctccctttccctttcttctccctctctctctctctctctcttctccctgtgtCTTCTTCTTTAAGTATTTATTAGCGGATCGCAACCAACTGACAGGTGGAGTGTGGGGCCACTACACACCACTATGTTCTCTTAACTAACCCTGAATttctaataaaaaataataataaaatgtttTCTTTATTGAACTTTAAAACATATAATCTACCTGCAGTGAAGCCGTAATTTAGCAACCACTCCCATCTCCACCCCCACTAAGCCACCGTCCCCCTCAAACCCAACCAAAACCAGCAGCTACCTgatgcaccaacaaccaacaaaaggaacaaaagaaaaaaataaggaaaacaacaatgcaaaaacaaaacacatcaaggacaacaaaaatCTAAACAGCAAGGTCAactgaatgtgtttgtgtgcatgtggcactatttacatgtgtgtatgtgtgtgtgtgtgtgtgtgtgtgtctgtgtgcgtttgAAAGCGAGtgtttgtgtatgcatgtgtacaCATGTACAAGTGCTTGTGTGGCATCAACCTCAGGCAAACAGGCATGGGATGTAACAGCGTTCCTTTTTAGTGTAATTTAAacatattttttgtttattttgaatttattttttacttttatctttgaccgTCATTCTACCCCCCCGCCCAGCAACTTCAATACCTCCACTTTTTCCCACAATGGCAGTGAAGAGCGACAGTAAGAAGGTGAAAAAGGACGAAGCGGATGTTCTGTTTGAATTTGATTAGATGGCGTGAAGAACGGAGATGAGAGGAAGAAGAATTGGATTACAGTGGCGAATGCAAAAGGAAAAACATTTTTTGGTTGTAATAAGGGTTTTGGATCATTGTTGTTACCTGGGAGATCCGCTTGACATCTCAATTAAAATTGTGGATGCTTTGGATGAGATGGCGTAGATGAGAATTATGAGAACTGGGCgtattattttgtgtgtgtgtttctatggaACAGAAGGAGAGGGCTCTGCGCCTCAAGAATATGTCGGATTGAAATGTGTCATGTATGGATCTTCGAAGCAGGGCGCCTATCAAGAGTGTTATCTCTGGGGTGGCGCTATAAATAAATACAAAGCAATATAcagcattcgaaaagtattcagaccccttcactttttccacattttgttatgttattctaaaatggattaaataaaaatcatcctcatcaatctacatacaataccccataatgacaaagcaaaaacaggtttctagaatgttttgcaaatttataaaaaatagaaaacagaaataccttatttacataagtattaagaccctttgctatgagactcgaaattgacctcaggtgcatcctgtttccatggatcgtccttgagatgtttctacaacttgattggagtccacttgtggtaaattcaattgattggacatgatttggaaaggcacatctgtctatataaggtccctcagttgatagtgcatgtcagagcaaaaaaccaagccgtgaggttgaaggaattatccgtagagctccgagacaggattgtgtcgaggcacagatctggggaaggatacaaaaaaaatttctgcagcattgaaggtccccaagaacacagtggcctccatcattcataaatggaagaagtttggaaacaccaagactcttcctacagctggccgcCTGCCAAACTgagccactccccagtaaaaggcatatgacagcctgttggagttttccaaaaggactctcagaccatgagaaacaagattctctagtctgatgaaaccaagattgacctccttggcctgaatgacaagcatcatgtctggaggaaatcagttaccgctcatcacctggccaataccatcccaacggtaaagcatggtggtggcagcatcatgctgtggggatgtttttcagcggcagggaatgggagactagtcaggatagagggaaagatgaacggagcaaagtacagagagatccttgatgaaaacctgctcaagagcactcaggacctgactgtgggcgaaggttcaccttccaacaggacaattacccttAGCTCACAGAAAAGACAATgtaggcttcgggacaagtctctgaatgtccttgagtggcccaactagagcccggacttgaacctggttgaacatctctggagaaacctgaaaatagctgtgcagcgatgcatgtggaaaaagtgaaggggtctgaatactttccgaatacactttACGTGAAGAATTGGATCAAGTGGTTGGTGCACAATGACTGACCGCATTGTAGATGGAGTGCGGAAGCACACTCCATCCATTCTATTGTTTTTTGATGAGTCTCCCTTCTCATTACTTTGGTTATGGTTATCAACTGCAAAGCGCAAACAGATCAAATCTGAGAAAATAGGCATCATTGTAAGTGCAGCTGACTCAGGGATTTTTCTGCGGAGGCATTACAAGGAATCCTGTCGATTAATGCACTTGAGCCTGTGTAGGGATGTGATTTGAATGTAACTGAAGGAGTTGGATTGTTGTTTGATTTATTTTGTTTTCAATACCCggtacagtaggtggcagcaatACACCAATAGGTATGGTCTGACATAACATTTTAAGAAGAAGTGAAGCGCGGCCTCAATACTGAAACGTCACCATTGTGTGCCCGGCCATCGTATGTCGTTGATTTAAGCTGAATTAACTACTTGTGAATAATTTGACGAATATTCACGTACGGTTGGCTAATTCGGCTCGAGAGTAACATAAAAGTAAAGTAAAGACTAGTTGGAACGTCTCTAAGGTGAGGAGAGTTGTCATTTCATATCTAAAACATCTTTCTCTGGCTAGATgtgagctagcaagctagctagctgcttcGGTTAACCTAGCTAACTATGCATGTTTATACGTTGTTAGCAGTAGTACCAGTTTTCATGAATGCCGTATCTGGACAGCATCATAATTGTGTGTCATTTAGCGTAGCGTTAGTCCATAAACATATAGTCTAACCCTAGTTCATATGTAATACAAGTATTTGTATGACCAGCAATGATGGCCTACCTGCTAGCATAGATGGGGAACGTTAAACTAAGAAACCCGAACATTTCACCCCCATCTTGCTTTATGTCAAGCCAATGCCTCACATCGTAGCTAGTCAGAGGTTGTTGGCTTGGAATAACCTAGTTTAAGAAATATTCTCCATAACTGTCAATTCCGACGCTGTGTTTTAACGTTTAGAAACGTTTTTTCGGAGCACGCTACATAGCTAATTAACACAGTGGGCCTCCCCTGTCTTTCCGTAAACAACTACCAACCATATAAAGTGTGTTAATTtaacatgttttattattattcCTCGCAGATATGAAAGATACACACCTTGTGTTTCCAAAAACCTTACCGTAAGCGATGCATTTAAACGTTCAGAATGATTGTCTGGGCTCTTAACAGAACACCCCCAGCCAGAAGATACTGTCGTCAATAGGCGCTGAATGGGTTAGGAATAACCTAGTCGCTGACACGAGCAAGATCTTCTATGAAGCGCAGCAAAAATAAAATATCAGGGTTTTGGTCATTGTCAAATGTCACTCAGTCATGTTCCTTTCATGTTGTAATATTGTGTTCTTCTTGTGGTTCAACACAGTTATACATTGCCATGGCGTCTccagggggacagggaggaggggcaGTGTCTACAAGAGGAGCAGGAGCTAGGAGGATGAAATGGGCTCTGGAGTTGAGCTTGGGCAATGCTAGGTAAGACAAATGACCTGTAGCCTGGCTGTCCTAGCGGTAATGCTGCATTTTACTGTACACGTCTTcagtgctcccgagtggcgcagcggtgtaaggcactgcatcttagtgcaagaggcatcactacagtccctggttcgaatccaggctgtatcacatccggctgtgattgggagggGTGCACGCTGCCTGGCTTTGGCTgggataggctgtcattgtaaataagaatttgttcttaactgacttccctagttaaaggttacattttaaataaataaagaatgAACGTGTCTGCTTGAATTCGGCATGTCCTTTGACACAACCTCTATCTTTCtccactgtcatcctctctcaCTATCTGATACACTTGATATTGTGCTGACATTTCAAATGAGTCCAAATCAACAGTTACACAGAGAAACAGGCATAAAATCTTCAAGATCCACCCTGTTATAACTAATCTATAATCTAAAGCTTCTGTTCCGACCTCTTCCCCATGGATCGCCCTCTAATTGTCCACTTTGTCTTCCAGGGGtcgtggagacagacagagtaaccAGGGAGATGTGATGTACCCCATTGGATACTCAGACAAACCAGTCCCAGACACCAGCATCCAGGAAACAGACAAAAACCTGGTGGAAAAGGTAGGTCACCAGAAGAGGGTGATTTCATGACATCATGATGTATTGTTCAAAGTTTGCATTATCTACTTTTTCATCTTACTTTATTAATATAGTGTTATTAGCTTCCTCTTTCTTCCTTACCCcaatcactctttctctctctttcctctataACAGCGTTGTTGGGACGTGGCCCTGGGCCCTCTGAAGCAGATTCCCATGAACCTTTTCATCATGTACATGTCTGGGAACACCATCTCAATCTTCCCTATTATGATGGTCTGTATGATGGCCTGGAGGCCCATCCAGGCTCTCATGTCCATGTCTGCCAGTGAGTATTTATTGTATTTCTTTTAACCTTTTCTTTTAGCAGGGAGTCCCATTTAGACCAATGTCTCTTTTGCAAgggtaccctgcatctcacaataTGAAAGAAGTGTGTTTCAACAGGTACAGACAGTGCACATCAATCAACATTTCAGTTTCCACATCAGTCAATGTATGAGTCAGTTATCAAAATTGCACATTTTCATCCATAGTCTCTGGGCAGGTTGAAACAGATATAGGAGATCCATAATACAATACAATCGTCACTACAGCTGCACAAATAAGCCAAAGAGTAGCTCTGCCAGTGCCTAGCTCTCTGAACTACAGCAGTGTTCACCAACCTTTGTCATTGAGCTCTACAGAACttccttttgatttatttttagactatctgtttttccatgtatggggtgagtgcctggacacagcccttagccgtggtacgattggccatatatcacacacccacagctaagggctgttatgttcgacgcaacgcggagtgcctggacacagtccttagccgtggtatgctggccatatatcacaaaccccagaggtgccttttTGCTATTGTAAACTAGTTACCAACGTaaatagagcagtaaaaataaatgttttgtcatacccgtggtatacggtctgattcaccacggctttcagccaatcagcattaagCGCTTGAACCACTCAGTTTATAGTGGCCAATCAAACGcggctaaggactgttcttaggcacaacgcaaAGCGGAGTATATTGTCCATATCACAAACACCTGAGGTGCCTTAATGCTATTATAAACTTGTTAACAATATAAGTAGAacagtaaataagtatttgtgTCATATCTGTGGTATATTGTCAAATCTAcacaaagctgaa
This Oncorhynchus clarkii lewisi isolate Uvic-CL-2024 chromosome 21, UVic_Ocla_1.0, whole genome shotgun sequence DNA region includes the following protein-coding sequences:
- the LOC139378847 gene encoding ER membrane protein complex subunit 4 — protein: MASPGGQGGGAVSTRGAGARRMKWALELSLGNARGRGDRQSNQGDVMYPIGYSDKPVPDTSIQETDKNLVEKRCWDVALGPLKQIPMNLFIMYMSGNTISIFPIMMVCMMAWRPIQALMSMSATFKLLENSNQQWLQGLVYSVGNLLGSALAIYKCQSMGLLPTHSSDWLAFIEPPQRMEIMGGGMVL